In Candidatus Rhabdochlamydia sp. T3358, one genomic interval encodes:
- a CDS encoding GNAT family protein, which translates to MERIEAKTDVLNLRARKALIKIGMTEEGILRSFNISILNEKLRVRLGTIF; encoded by the coding sequence TTGGAAAGAATTGAAGCTAAAACAGATGTTTTAAATCTAAGAGCAAGAAAAGCGCTTATTAAAATTGGGATGACCGAAGAAGGAATCTTACGAAGCTTTAATATTTCTATACTAAATGAAAAACTTAGAGTGAGACTTGGCACAATATTCTGA
- a CDS encoding Npt1/Npt2 family nucleotide transporter, with the protein MEKSKVFGALRSVFLPVHRFELKKVVSLFFLLFLICVSYDVLRNLKDVVILTAKHSGAEVIPFIKVWGTFPAAIGATWLYIRLNRYFDKTAVFYIIISSFLIYFFVFAFFLYPNSEKLHLHALGNWLSTILPEGFHGLIALVRNWVFTSFYIVSELWATLILGVLYWGFVNDVTDVGEAKRTYGILNIGSNIAPILGGLLGLIFSKPFAISFLPTNEYPWSQTIYQLILLVIVLGIACMGLYAWINRYVLTSKEEKDTCLIKQEVKKHLSIRESIKYILRSRYLVPLAIIFLGYNISINLTDVLWKAQLKSLFKDPNLMLEHMNKITMGIGVLATFGALFFSVLITRLGWTFTAVITPVIMTFVAVGFFTFMFCADSLAAFSATVFGLAPFTMVAYCGSLQNCLSKACKYSVFDASKEIAFLPLNSESKIKGKAAIDGLGSSLGKSGSSLAYQVFIILMGSISLSAPFVAVILFVILIAWVISTFYLGKQFKEMTTVEKPIIVQSLSGSNL; encoded by the coding sequence ATGGAAAAATCAAAAGTATTTGGTGCTTTAAGAAGTGTTTTTTTGCCTGTTCATCGCTTTGAACTTAAAAAAGTTGTTTCCTTGTTTTTCTTACTATTCCTCATTTGTGTAAGTTATGACGTGCTACGAAATTTAAAAGATGTGGTCATTCTAACAGCAAAACACTCTGGAGCAGAGGTGATTCCTTTTATTAAAGTATGGGGAACCTTTCCAGCTGCAATCGGTGCCACTTGGTTATACATTCGCTTGAATCGCTATTTTGACAAAACAGCTGTTTTTTATATTATCATATCAAGTTTTCTTATTTATTTTTTTGTATTTGCTTTCTTTTTGTATCCAAATAGTGAAAAACTACACTTACATGCATTAGGAAATTGGTTGTCTACCATTCTTCCCGAAGGATTTCATGGATTAATTGCTTTAGTGCGCAATTGGGTTTTTACCTCTTTTTATATAGTTTCAGAGCTATGGGCTACTTTAATATTGGGGGTGCTCTACTGGGGTTTTGTAAATGATGTAACAGACGTAGGTGAAGCAAAGAGAACATATGGGATTTTAAATATAGGTTCAAATATAGCTCCCATTTTAGGAGGGTTGCTAGGTTTAATTTTTAGTAAACCCTTTGCTATTTCTTTTTTGCCTACTAATGAGTATCCCTGGAGCCAGACAATTTATCAACTCATTTTGTTAGTGATAGTTTTAGGGATTGCTTGTATGGGTCTTTATGCTTGGATTAATCGCTATGTATTAACTTCTAAAGAAGAAAAAGATACCTGTTTGATCAAGCAAGAAGTAAAAAAACATCTTTCAATTAGAGAAAGCATAAAATATATTCTTCGTTCTAGATATTTAGTCCCGCTAGCAATTATTTTTTTGGGTTATAATATTAGCATTAATCTAACAGACGTCCTATGGAAAGCTCAATTAAAAAGTCTATTTAAAGATCCCAATCTCATGCTTGAGCACATGAATAAAATCACCATGGGAATTGGTGTATTAGCTACTTTTGGAGCTTTATTTTTCTCCGTTTTGATTACAAGACTTGGATGGACTTTTACTGCAGTTATAACTCCAGTAATCATGACTTTTGTAGCAGTTGGGTTTTTTACTTTTATGTTTTGCGCTGATTCATTAGCTGCTTTTTCAGCAACTGTTTTTGGTTTAGCTCCTTTTACAATGGTTGCGTACTGCGGATCTTTGCAAAATTGTTTGAGTAAAGCCTGTAAGTATTCTGTATTTGATGCTTCTAAAGAAATAGCATTTTTACCTCTTAATAGCGAGTCTAAAATCAAAGGAAAAGCAGCAATTGATGGTCTAGGTTCAAGTTTAGGCAAGTCTGGTTCTTCATTAGCTTATCAGGTGTTTATTATTTTAATGGGAAGCATATCTCTTTCAGCTCCTTTTGTAGCTGTTATTTTATTTGTCATTTTAATAGCCTGGGTTATATCTACTTTTTATTTAGGTAAACAATTTAAAGAAATGACTACAGTAGAAAAGCCCATTATTGTGCAAAGTCTATCAGGCTCTAATCTATAA
- a CDS encoding phosphatidylcholine/phosphatidylserine synthase: MRRVYLIPNMITAFGLACGLFVIFKVNMVEPGSGLFQVLSISVLLLLVAAFADLLDGAVARAFRAESEFGFIFDSLADAISFGVAPSVLLLKTLSLEPGTGLSFLAVLGAMLYSICGILRLVRFNVKTVEPKTNAEALSAKKHFTGLPIPAAALAAVSLNLLFASDFFHNYFPLSEEAHAITLSIVMIILGYFMVSRWKFPSSKALHFRVPSFQLVFGTVVSAIFIFYGTLYFFPIMLTIVTWSYILLGWTLSIIRLIAGRKSKTLVDFEPEHED; encoded by the coding sequence ATGCGAAGGGTTTATCTCATTCCCAACATGATCACAGCTTTTGGTTTAGCTTGTGGGTTATTTGTTATTTTTAAAGTAAATATGGTAGAACCCGGTTCTGGATTATTTCAAGTATTAAGTATATCTGTGCTTTTATTATTAGTGGCGGCTTTTGCAGATTTATTAGATGGCGCTGTTGCTCGAGCATTTCGAGCAGAGAGCGAATTTGGATTTATTTTCGACTCATTAGCAGATGCCATATCTTTTGGAGTAGCACCTTCTGTTTTGCTTCTTAAAACATTATCATTAGAGCCTGGAACAGGATTGTCTTTTTTAGCCGTTTTAGGAGCTATGCTCTATTCCATCTGTGGTATTTTACGGCTCGTTCGTTTTAATGTAAAAACAGTAGAACCTAAAACAAATGCAGAAGCTTTATCTGCAAAAAAACATTTTACAGGCCTTCCCATTCCTGCTGCTGCGTTAGCTGCGGTTTCTCTAAATCTCTTGTTTGCTTCCGACTTTTTCCATAACTATTTTCCCCTATCTGAAGAAGCCCATGCTATCACTTTGAGCATTGTAATGATTATTTTAGGTTATTTTATGGTAAGTCGTTGGAAGTTCCCCAGCTCTAAAGCCCTACATTTTCGAGTTCCTTCTTTTCAGCTGGTTTTTGGGACTGTGGTTTCAGCTATTTTTATTTTTTATGGAACGCTTTATTTCTTTCCCATTATGTTAACCATTGTGACATGGAGCTATATTCTTCTGGGGTGGACCTTATCGATTATTCGCTTGATCGCAGGCAGGAAATCAAAAACTTTAGTGGACTTTGAGCCTGAGCATGAGGACTAA
- the rmuC gene encoding DNA recombination protein RmuC produces MNKDLFITLLAIIGWGLVAFALMSRKKLEISLALAQQKAEEASTLDLQLKEKEKEILTLLLQQKSSEERQQAMEIAEQHFKLLFQSLSSQALEHNNKQFLSVAETEIAKWRISAQSDLDKRKHSVEEMLVPFKETLIKLDLEMRKYENERKSEREVFKEQVRALTDSEKQLKTETANLVQVLKNPQSRGRWGEMQLKRIVELAGMLNYCDFYEQKYKATEEASIRPDLLIRLPGGKQIVIDAKVPLEAYLEAMYNPDEKIKEAKFRDHARHIRAHVNALSKKSYWEHFQPAPEFVILFLPAEAFFSAALEYDPSLIEVGAEQGIIIATPTTLIALLRTVFYGWRQENLSKQSEKVRELGQELYKRLLDMTGHWSKMGKSLAQAVESYNKAVGSLETRVLVTARKFKDLQLLSEEVDLEPLSEIDKKPRDLQIAELVAPLHKDKGS; encoded by the coding sequence ATGAATAAGGACCTTTTTATTACTTTATTAGCTATCATTGGATGGGGACTTGTGGCTTTTGCACTTATGAGTCGAAAAAAACTAGAGATCTCCTTAGCTCTAGCTCAGCAAAAAGCAGAAGAAGCATCTACTTTAGATCTGCAACTAAAAGAAAAAGAGAAAGAGATTCTCACACTTTTGTTGCAGCAAAAAAGCTCTGAGGAAAGACAACAAGCCATGGAGATAGCAGAGCAACACTTTAAGCTCTTATTTCAATCTCTATCTTCTCAAGCTCTAGAGCATAATAACAAACAATTTCTATCTGTTGCTGAAACAGAAATTGCTAAATGGCGTATCTCTGCCCAATCAGATTTGGATAAACGCAAGCATTCAGTAGAAGAAATGCTTGTACCTTTTAAAGAGACCTTAATCAAGCTCGATCTAGAGATGCGTAAATATGAAAATGAACGCAAATCTGAGCGAGAGGTTTTTAAAGAGCAAGTGCGTGCTTTAACCGATAGTGAAAAACAACTTAAAACAGAAACAGCTAATCTTGTACAAGTGTTAAAAAATCCTCAATCTCGTGGTAGGTGGGGAGAGATGCAATTAAAGAGAATCGTTGAATTAGCTGGCATGCTTAACTACTGTGACTTTTATGAGCAAAAATATAAGGCCACAGAAGAGGCAAGCATTAGACCAGATCTTCTCATTCGCTTACCCGGCGGGAAACAAATTGTCATTGATGCCAAAGTTCCTTTAGAAGCGTACTTAGAAGCCATGTACAATCCTGACGAAAAGATCAAGGAAGCTAAGTTTCGCGATCATGCACGACATATAAGAGCTCATGTTAATGCTTTAAGCAAAAAGAGTTATTGGGAGCATTTTCAACCTGCTCCTGAATTTGTCATTTTGTTTTTACCAGCAGAAGCTTTTTTTAGTGCAGCGCTTGAATACGATCCTTCTTTAATTGAAGTAGGTGCAGAACAAGGAATAATTATTGCAACACCAACAACGCTAATTGCTCTTTTGCGTACAGTGTTTTACGGCTGGAGGCAGGAAAACTTATCCAAGCAATCAGAGAAAGTAAGAGAGCTTGGTCAAGAGTTATATAAAAGATTGCTTGATATGACAGGGCATTGGTCTAAAATGGGTAAGAGCTTAGCCCAAGCGGTTGAATCCTATAATAAAGCAGTGGGGTCTTTAGAGACTCGTGTTTTAGTAACAGCGCGCAAATTTAAAGATCTACAACTACTCTCTGAAGAGGTAGATTTAGAACCATTATCGGAAATTGATAAAAAACCACGAGATTTGCAAATTGCTGAGCTTGTGGCTCCCCTGCATAAAGACAAAGGCTCTTAA